The DNA segment GCCGGGAAACCCGTCCAACGCAGTGGCTCCCCTACATAGGAATCACTACACCCCTACACCCTTACACCCTTACACCCTTACATTTTGGATATTTTTTTACTACTGAGAAACCGTATTAGCTCTATGGTTAGAACGTGAATCTAATTGGCGTTCGCCATAACGTAACAGTCTTTCTATAATTGCCAGACGATTTTCCCAGGCTTTGACTTGATAGCTATTTTCTATCTGTTGTTGACGCATCCAGACTCGAAATAGTGATTTAAAGCGAGTTAAATTAGCTCTAGCTGTGACTAACTTACTAGCAGAGGGTGCGGTTGCTAGTTGATTTAAAGCATTTTGCAGTAATTCTGCCTGGTTATGAAAATCGGAAGTGCTTTTATTTGTTATCTGTTGCTTCTCATCCTGTAGAACTAATTGCCATTCACGTTTCAAACTCAGATATCGGGTCACAGCACTTTGGAATGGTTCACGATGAGGTAAAGGTTCACTAATTGCCGATTGTTGCTTTCCTTGAGTATTACTAAACAGCTTGTGCAACTCGTTATTTAAATTCTCGGCGGCGAATAGTGCATAACCACTCACTGGTAAATCTCTTACCAGTTGTAGTTGGTCAAATGCACCTAATGTTGGTAGAGAAAGTAATCTGATTCCAGGGATTAATAAAGTAGAACCTAACTGTGTCGAAGTAATCCAAGGTTTTGCTAAAGTTTGGAAGCGCACCGTATCTTGGGCATAAGTCATGGGAATAATTAAATCTATATTTCCCTGTCTTGCCCAAATTTCCCAATGCTGTTGAATTTTTTGGACGCGTTCATATTCTGGTAGGGGGAAGACTGCAACTGACAAAATCAGGTTGCGGTCTTGCTGACGTAACATTTGGGAAACTTGAGCAACGAAGCTATCAACTTGCTGGGTACGGAATGTTGTCCACTGCTGCCATAGTTGTGTTTGACTAGGGGAAATCTTCATCGGATCTACACCTGTCAATTGTTGAAACTGGGTTCTGGCTGCTTTACCGTAGCCGTAACTTCGTCCGGCTGCTGGGTCTTGGAAAGGGTAGCGAATATAGTCTAGCTGTAGACCATCGACTTTATATTTAGTAATAATCTCTTCATACAGTTTCAGCAAATACTGGCGTAATTCTGGATTGGCTGGATCAAAAAAGGGCTTAGTTTGACCAAGGGGAATCATTTGCCCTTGGTGGTCGTAGTTTGCCCAATCAGGGTTAGCAGCTAAGACTGGCCCTGGATAATTGGTGGGAATGTTCAGTAATTCATTATGACGCTGGTTTCCAGCCGCGAATGTCCAAACCCAAGCGTGTAATTCCATCCCTCGCGCATGAGCTAATTTCACCCCAGAAGCTAAGGGGTCCCAACCGCGAATTAATGGGTTTTGCTGGGGTGCAACTTTACTGGGATAAATGGTGTAGCCAGCGTTGATTGTTTCAAAAAAGATAGTGTTGATTCCTGCTTGCGCCAAACGATCAAAAATTTTGGCTAATTCTTGTTCGCTACCTGCACGGACAATTGTCCCTCTGTCTAGCCATACTGAGCGAATTTCGGCTGGCGCTAATCTGCGGTCTGTGGGAAACTGCTTCCACAAGTTTGTTCTGGTTGCAAGCCATTGTTGACGCGCCAGAGCATAATTTTTATTGGCAATTAATTGCGGGATGTTTTTAGCTACTATTCTGGCTTGTGCCAAAACTTGCTCTTTGTTAGCGATGGGAGTTAAAGAGGTGCTGGTAATTCGTGGGGTTTCAGCTTTCACAGACAGAGAGGTGTTGCTATTTCCATCATTTACCATTGCAGCTAAATGGGCGCTTTCTACTCGTCCAATGAGGTTTTCTAACTCTTGTTGGAGAGCGATCGCTTCACTACTACCTATTGGTGCATTAGAATGAGGCGCAACATCCCAATGTACCTGTTGTTCCAGTTGATCAATCGCTTCTTCAGTTGCGGGTGGTTTGGTTACTGGTAAGACTGGTTTAGGCGGAGTGATCGTTCGGGGGGCGATATCATTAGTTCTCTTCTGTTCCTCTGAAACAGTTGCTACCGATGTGGAACAATTGGACGCACCTCCGGTGATTTTTTTGGTGTTATTTCCTGACGCATAACGAGTCACAGCAGCTTTTAACCAAGAACTATCTAATTCTGCTGTAGATGCTGCATC comes from the Nostoc sp. PCC 7120 = FACHB-418 genome and includes:
- a CDS encoding glycoside hydrolase family 10 protein; the protein is MKNHKKVNKDNHRLQIKKTGFFIFTLQLVIFNCVDILTAKAAEKPVLSVVKSPDNTQHWAGITKRLQNIGVEYCVIPLASVSNAADWGDRRVLFLPNIETLTPTQAIALEQWKSQGGNIIASGPVGSLSAPGVRQLLKTLLGGYWGFSLKDKQEIKPPKTLSHSWVNNGGIFGNVHGGVLIPNSGASQTVAVWSSRENPAAVVSTERATFLGWRWGTDAASTAELDSSWLKAAVTRYASGNNTKKITGGASNCSTSVATVSEEQKRTNDIAPRTITPPKPVLPVTKPPATEEAIDQLEQQVHWDVAPHSNAPIGSSEAIALQQELENLIGRVESAHLAAMVNDGNSNTSLSVKAETPRITSTSLTPIANKEQVLAQARIVAKNIPQLIANKNYALARQQWLATRTNLWKQFPTDRRLAPAEIRSVWLDRGTIVRAGSEQELAKIFDRLAQAGINTIFFETINAGYTIYPSKVAPQQNPLIRGWDPLASGVKLAHARGMELHAWVWTFAAGNQRHNELLNIPTNYPGPVLAANPDWANYDHQGQMIPLGQTKPFFDPANPELRQYLLKLYEEIITKYKVDGLQLDYIRYPFQDPAAGRSYGYGKAARTQFQQLTGVDPMKISPSQTQLWQQWTTFRTQQVDSFVAQVSQMLRQQDRNLILSVAVFPLPEYERVQKIQQHWEIWARQGNIDLIIPMTYAQDTVRFQTLAKPWITSTQLGSTLLIPGIRLLSLPTLGAFDQLQLVRDLPVSGYALFAAENLNNELHKLFSNTQGKQQSAISEPLPHREPFQSAVTRYLSLKREWQLVLQDEKQQITNKSTSDFHNQAELLQNALNQLATAPSASKLVTARANLTRFKSLFRVWMRQQQIENSYQVKAWENRLAIIERLLRYGERQLDSRSNHRANTVSQ